The genomic window GGCGCTGGGGCGGCGAGGTCGGCTAGAAGCAGTCCGCCGGGAACGGCAACTCAGGAGTCCTGCTCGGCGGGCGCGCCCTCGTCGGCGGCGACCTCGGCGTCCTCCACGACCTCGATCTCGACGTCGGTCGTCGCGACGCCGACGCGCGAGAACTGCGTCCGGACGTGCTCGCGAGCGGCCGCCAGGGCCTGGTCGCGGGTGTCGAACCCGCGGGGCATCGGCGACTCGAAGGCGACGTGGATCTCTCGGCCGTCGATCTCCTGGATGGAGCCGCCGCTCTCGACCTCGTAGAACTCGTCGCAGACCCAGACGTAGGCGGCGTCGTCTTCGGGCGCACCCCGGAAGGTCGGCGCCCGCTCGCCGCGCTCGTAGATCGTCCCGGTCAACTCGGTCCCGCCGGCCCTACCCCGAACCAGCAGCATAGCTCAGGGTCCGCCACGGCCGTGCAAAAGGCCGTCGTGTTGGCCATCACAGCTACCAGCTGGCGGCCCGTTCGGTGTCGGCACGCGGAGCAGCGGCTCGTCGTGCCCGACACGGGTCCGATCCGCGCCGCCGCGCTACTCGGCCTCGGCTTCCGCTTCGAGTTCGTCGATGAACTCGTGGGCGTCTTCGAGGATTTCGCGGGGGCCGTCCTGGGTGATCGTGTTGATCGCCTGCTCGTAGTCGCGCCACTGGTGGTCGCGGTGCTCGTGGGAGAGTTCGGCGGAGGCCTCGAAGGACTTCGCCACGAACAGGTGGACGGTCTTGTGGATCGTGTTGCCGTTCGCTTCGAACACGTAGTCGTACTCGTCGCGGAAGCCGTCGAGGAGAC from Salinarchaeum sp. Harcht-Bsk1 includes these protein-coding regions:
- a CDS encoding bis(5'-nucleosyl)-tetraphosphatase — encoded protein: MPVEATSAGAILYRDTRGRREYLLLKSRPGDWEFPKGGVEGAEELQQTAIREVEEEAGIEDFRLLDGFRDEYDYVFEANGNTIHKTVHLFVAKSFEASAELSHEHRDHQWRDYEQAINTITQDGPREILEDAHEFIDELEAEAEAE